The Gloeomargarita lithophora Alchichica-D10 genomic sequence TTAATTAGTATAGCTCAAAATAATTTCTACCAGAACGGGGGGAACTCCATTATCATGCAAAGTGTAGTGATAGTGCCTATCTCCCTATGAACCCCCGTGTCCTACGCCAGAATTTGCGGGACTCCGAGCGCTACTTCCGTAAAAGTTTTGGGCGGGAAGCGGAGGTGGAGCCGATATTACGAGATGAGTACCAAAGCACCCTAATTCAGCGGCTACGGAGCCAGAACTACACGCTCACCCAGGGGGATGTGACGATTCGCTTGGCGGAGGCGTTTGGGTTTTGTTGGGGGGTGGAGCGGGCGATTGCCATGGCCTATGAAACCCGCAGGCAGTTTCCCGATGCCCGGATTTGGATTACCAATGAGATTATTCACAACCCCTCGGTGAATGAGAATTTACGGCAGATGCAGATTGAATTTGTGCCGGTGGTGGCGGGGGGACAAAAGGATTTTAGCGGGGTGAATCGGGGGGCGGTGGTGATTTTGCCTGCGTTTGGGGCGAGTGTCCAAGAAATGGAATTGCTCCACGAACGGGAATGTGTGATCGTGGATACCACCTGCCCCTGGGTTTCTAAGGTATGGAATCGGGTGGGCAAGCATCGCAAGGGGGGCTACACTTCGATTATTCACGGCAAGTATCAGCATGAGGAAACGATTGCTACCAGTTCCCATGCGGAGCGGTATTTGGTGGTGCTGAATTTGGAAGAAGCTGCGTACGTGGCTAAGTACATTTTGCATGGCGGTGACCGGCAGGAGTTTTTCGCCAAGTTCTCCAATGCCTGTTCGGAGGGGTTTGACCCGGATCAGGATTTGGAACGGGTGGGGGTGGCGAATCAAACCACCATGCTCAAGGGGGAAACGGAGGCGATTGGGAAGCTATTTGAACATACGATGCTCCAGAGGTATGGGCCGGTAAACTTGCATGAACATTTCCTGAGTTTTAATACCATTTGCGATGCCACCCAGGAGCGTCAGGATGCCATGTTTGGTCTGGTGGAAAATTCTTTAGATGTGATGGTAGTGATTGGGGGATTTAATTCTTCTAATACGACGCATTTACAAGAAATTGCCATCGAATATGGGATTCCTTCCTATCATATTGACAGTGCCGACCGCATCGGGCCGGGGAACCGGGTGCAACATAAGCCTCTTAGCCCCGACCTGCATTACCTGGAAATGGCGGAACCCTGGCTACCAGCGGGGGTGATCACGGTGGGGGTGACTTCGGGGGCTTCGACCCCGGATAAGGTGGTGGCGGATGTGATTGCCAAAATTTTTGAGATCAAGGGTTGAGATACGCCCGCCAGCCCTGCTGACTGAGCCGTTCCTGTTTCTCTAGCACCTGTTGGGTGAGGTTTTGGCGGTAGGTCTGGATGCGCTTGAGTAAATCCCCATCCCCACAGGCGAGGATTTGCACGGCGAGTAAGCCCGCATTGGTGGCATTGCCAATGGCGACGGTGGCGACGGGAATCCCCTTGGGCATTTGTACCATCGAGTACAGCGCATCCACCCCCTGCAAATGCGGGCTGGCAATCGGCACCCCAATCACGGGTAGGGGGGTCAAAGCGGCGACCATACCGGGGAGATGGGCGGCTCCCCCGGCTCCGGCAACAATCACCCGGAGTCCCCGTTGGTGGGCGGTTTCAGCGTAGGTGACCATCCGGTGGGGGGTGCGATGGGCGGAAACAATCGCCAAGTCGTAGGCCAGGTGAAAATCCTCACAGACCTGGGCGCACTGGTGCATCACCGGCAAGTCTGAATCGCTTCCCATAATGATTCCCACCACAGCCATATTGCCCCCCAAGTTGCCCTTCCATCATAGGCGGTGGGTAGTAAAATAATTCAGGTGGCTATGGGGGGCAATGGTGGTGAAACGGCCTATCGTGCTGGGCATATTGGGGGTAGGGGCGGCGGTCGGTTTGGGTTTAGGATTGACCAACCCTTCTGAGCAGGAATTTATCGGTTTTGCCTTTGTTACCCTGCGCCAAGAACTCTGCCCCCGGTTGCCGGACATTCTCAAGGAAGCCACGGAGAGCCAGGAAATTCCCCAGTTTTTGACCACCTATCTCAATCAATCCTGTAGCGATATTTTAACGGCCATTCGGGGGACTACCGAGGATTTTTTACGCCGCAATACCCGGGTGCAAAATTATGTTTTATTTAGCCTATACACCACCGACCTTTTTGGTAGCAAATATCGCACGATTGGCATTGCCCGGCAATTTATCACCATCCCAGAGAAATAGACCGTTACAATGACATTAGGTCGTTGGGAGTTGTGCCCTTGATTTCTCCAAGTTGGCAATATCCGATTTTTGGGCCAGAGATTGCCTGTCCCCATTGTCGGCAGATGATTCCCGCCTTGACCCTGACGGATACCTATCTGTGTCCCCGGCATGGGGCGTTTGAATCCAACCCGGACACCGGGGAATTGGTGCATCTGCAATCGGGGCGGCGCTGGCGCCAGTGGCAACAGCATTGGTACCGGCAACATACCCACCCGGATGGGATTCGTTTTGAAATTCACGAAGCGTTGGATCAACTGTATAGCCAGGGTTATCGGGCGACCAAGGTCACCATCGCCCAACGCTACCAGGAATTGATGACGGGTTACTTAGAAAAAGCCAACCGCCCCGGCGAAGAGGGCTGTCGCTATCGCCTGTATGGTCTGCCGGTCGTGTTCAGCCCTGACCCGGAGGCGGAACCCTCCTGGGAGGTGGTCAATTTTTGCTTGGATAAGGAACCCGGCACCCCCGTCCGGTACCCCTACCTGCGTTTATTCGATTGATAAGCCGCCCAACCCCAATCAATTCACCGGCACCACGATTTCCACCAAAATAGAATCCGCACCATAACCCGCCGGCCCAGAACCGGGGTCACCGCCGGTTAATCCTGGGCCAAATTGCACCCCAAAGGGCAACGGCCAGCCCCCCGGTTTTTCCTGGCGCAAACGAATTTGGGCATTGCCGCCCTGGCCATAATTCACATTGCCGGTGGTGCGGGCACGGGTGGGCAAATCCGCCGCCCGACCCTTCGATTCTTGGGCAATTCCCGCCGGGGCAATGACCAGACAAAATACAACCGTATTAAGGACGCTTAGTCGCCACCGCAATCCGTACCCCCGGAATTTGCCGCAGTTGATCCATAATGGCCACCACTTGTCCATAGTTGGCTTCCCGGTCTGCATTGATTACCACCACCGTATTTTGACCCGTCGGTACCAACGCCCGTACCTGGTTTTGGACTTCACCCACGGGCACCGTTTTTTGGTTAATGGCTACGGTTCCCTCGCGGGTTAAACTCACCGTCACCGGGGGGGCATCCTGCACCTGCGCTGTACTGGCTCCGGGTAAATTTACCGGCAAACTTTCTAGGCGGGTGAGGGACAGGGTACTAACAATAAAATACACCAAAATTGCAAAAATCACATCAATCATGGGCACGATGTTGATCTGCGCCGGGGCTTCATTCTCCTCGTTGAGCCGCATTGATCCCTCCTTTTTCGTAAGCGTGGCGATAAATTAATTCCAACTGTCCCCCGTATTCTTGGATCAGGGCGATTTGGCGTTGGTACAACCCCCGGAAGGTGTTGGCAAACAGCAGGGTCGCCATCGCTACCACCAGCCCCGCCGCCGTGGAAATCAGGGCTTCACCGATCCCCGCCGTTACCGCCGCCGACTGGGTGCCCCCCAAATCCCCCAAACGCAGGTTGGCCAAACTGGTGATCAGCCCCAACACCGTGCCCAACAGTCCCAGCAGGGGCGACAGGCTAATAATGGTTTCAAATACGGTATTAAAGCGTTTGATTAGGGGCAGTTCGGCCTGGGCTGCTGTTTCGAGGGCGAGGCGAAATTCCTCCGGGTTGGGTTGATCCAGTTCTAGGGCGGACAAAAAAATGCGCGCCAGGGGGAAATGGCTGTTTTGTTTGAGTAAAATTACGGCGGAGCGGGGACTCCGTTCATACAGGGAAAGGGTTTCCTGGACAATTTCGGGCTGGCGGGTATTGACCCGTACCCAAAACACCAACCGTTCCAAGACCAATGCCAGCGCCAGGATGGAGAATCCCAGCAAGGGCCACATGACAATTCCGCCGGCGGCAAACAAGCGACTGGCAACTTCCATCTGTGACCTCACACGGATTTACGCAAGGGAACCTCTCCCAGTGTAAGCGGTCGGGTTCCAGCGTTCCCTAAAAACCATACCAACTGCGGGGGGTTTGGATGACGGAGTTGTTGACATAGATATTGAAGGTAAATTCGATTTCCAGTTGGTTGTGGGGAAATTGCTCCGGCAGGGTGCCAAAGGGAGCCGCCCGTTGGATGGCCAGGATGGTTTCCGTGTCGGTTTGGGGGTTACCGGAAGTTTGTAGCACCCGCATATTGGAAATCTGCCCGCTGCGGCTGATGGTAAAGCCGATTACCGCCTGTCGCCGTTGATCCGGGGTGTTGGGGTTCCAGCGTTCCTGTACCCGGCGGCGCAGGTTGGAAAGATAAGGGCCGAGGTTCACTTCTTGGCGGGCGGCTAACTGGGTGGGGCCGGGGGCGTTGCGGGTGGTGTTGGCTTCCTGATTCAGGGGGGCTTGGCGGGCATCTTTGCTGATGCTTCCCCCCAGGAGGGAGGCATTTCCCTTGGGTGAGGTAGGGGCGGCGGCGACTTTTGGCGGAGTTGGTGCCGAATTGGTCGGGGGTTGCGGGTTAGGACGGCTGACGGCGGGAGCCGGTTGGGGACGGGGGGCAGGTTGGGCAGGTTGGGTAACCGTAGGATTCGGGCTGGCCTGGGGGACGGGCACTTNNNNNNNNNNNNNNNNNNNNNNNNNNNNNNNNNNNNNNNNNNNNNNNNNNNNNNNNNNNNNNNNNNNNNNNNNNNNNNNNNNNNNNNNNNNNNNNNNNNNNNNNNNNNNNNNNNNNNNNNNNNNNNNNNNNNNNNNNNNNNNNNNNNNNNNNNNNNNNNNNNNNNNNNNNNNNNNNNNNNNNNNNNNNNNNNNNNNNNNNNNNNNNNNNNNNNNNNNNNNNNNNNNNNNNNNNNNNNNNNNNNNNNNNNNNNNNNNNNNNNNNNNNCGGGGCGGGGCGGTAAGGGCAACAATGGGCGGGGCGGTAACAACCGGGCGAGGGGTTGGGGTTTCGGTTCCGGTTGGGCAACCGGGCTGGGAACGGGTTGCGGGGGTTGGGGTTTAGGTTCCGGTTGGGCAATGGGGCTGGGAACGGGTTCTGGGGGCGGCTCTGCCTGGGCAATGGGGCTGGGGACAGGTTCCGGTTGGGGCTGGGGTTGGGGTTCCGCTTGCGCCACCGGGCTGGGGGCGGGTTCGGGTGGGGATTCTGGTTGGGGGGCGGGCTGGGTCGCCGCACTGGCCGTTTCCCGTTGGGTGGTTTCTATATTCCGGGGGGCATCGGGGCGCACTGTCCCCTGGGCGACCGTATTCCGAGCCGCGCGATTGGGGGTTTCCGGGGGTGGGGTTTCGTCAATTTGTACCTTGGGCGCATCCACAATTTCAATCGGGGGCGGCTCCTCGGCTTTGGGCATTTCCAAGGTTGGGTCAGCCCACTGCAACGCCAGAATGACCACCCCATGCAGTACCAGAGAAAGGCCACCGTAGAGCCATAGATTGGCCGGTTGTCGCCGCCGCCATCGCCACGTGGAAACCATGACCCCACACCCTAGTTTGGCTTACTGAGTTGATTCACCCTGTATCTTAACAAATTCGTATCAGAGCCGTTGCTTGGCCATTTGTTTCATACTAGAAAGGGTCAGTCATGGGATTTTTTGTGGGGCAATACTCGGCAAAGTTGGGTCGTCCGGGGGGGGATTGGCAATTACTCAAACATCTGGGGCGGTATGCGGTTCACTACCGTAAATTGCTGGTACTGGCTTTTGTTTTACTCCTGCCTTTGGCCTTCGCCAGTGCCATCCAGCCGGTGTTAATTGGGCAGACCATTTCCCTGATTCGTCAAGAGCCGGTAGCGGCATTTTTGGCCCAACGTTCCCTGGCGCAAGGATTGCAATTTATCGCTCTGTTACTGTTAGTTACGGTGATACTACGTTTGAGCTTACAGGGTATTCAAAGTTATCTTATCCAAAAGGTTGGTCAAAATATTACGGCGGATATTCGCCAGGATTTGTTTAACCATGTGCTGGTATTGCCCATGACCTATTTCGACCGCACACCGGTGGGCAAATTGATCACCCGTTTGACCAGTGATGTGGAAGCCCTGGGGGATGTATTCGCCACCGGAGCCGTCGGTATTTTAATTGATATTTTTACAATTATAGCCATTGCCGTCATTATGTTTATGGAGCAGTGGATATTGGCTTTAGTTTTATTAGTTTTATTGATACCTGTCACCGGATTGATTACTTATTTTCAAGCCCAGTTTCGTAAAGCAAATTATCAATCTCGTGAAGAGTTATCCCGCTTAAACACCCTAATTCAAGAGAACATTCAGGGGGTGAACATCGTGCAAATTTTTGGCCGGGAACGGTATAATTCCTATCTATTTCGCAAGATCAATCAACGCTATAACCGCGAGGTAGATAAAACGATTTTCCATGATTCGGCTATTTCTGCGACTTTGGAGTGGATTGCTCTGGTGGCTACCGCTGTTGTCTTGATTGTGGGGGGGTGGTTGGTGTTAGGAGATAATCTTACTTTTGGGGTGTTGGCGAGTTTTATTTTATTTGCCCAAAGATTATTTGACCCCCTGCGGGAATTGGCGGAGAAATTTACCCTAATTCAGTCGGGTTTAACGGCGGTCGAGCGCATTCAAGAAATTCTCACCCAGCCGGTGAGTATCCGTGACCCGCTGGTACCGTTGATTTTACCGGCACAAGGGGGGGGCAAAATTCATTTTGAGGGGGTTTCTTTTGGGTATAAAAATGATGAATTGGCGATCAAAAATTTAGATTTTACGATTCAACCGGGGGAAAAAATCGCCTTGGTCGGGCCGACGGGAGCGGGGAAAAGTTCGGTGATTCGGCTAATGTGTCGTTTGTATGAACCCAACCAGGGTCGGATTTCCATTGATGGTATTGATATTCGGCAACTTGCCCAAGGGGATTTGCGGCGGTATGTGGGGGTGATTTTGCAAGACCCATTTTTATTTAGCGGCGATATTTTGAGCAATATCGTGTTAGGGGAATCCTATTCTTTAGAGGCGGTGGAGGCGATTACCCAGCAGTTAAATTTACATGAATTTATTGCTTCTTTACCCCAGGGATACCATACCCCGGTGCGCCAGCGGGGGAGTAATTTATCCACGGGACAAAAGCAGTTGATTGCCTTTGCCCGGGTGGCGATTCGTCAGCCCCGAATTTTGGTTTTGGATGAGGCCACCGCCAGCCTGGACGTGGGGACAGAAGCCCTGATCCAAACCGCCTTGCAAACCCTACTGCAACAACGAACGGCGGTAATTATTGCCCATCGGTTGTCCACGATTCGCCGGGTGGATCGCATTTTTGTCTTGAAATCCGGCCAGTTGATCGAATCCGGTTCCCATCAGGAATTGCTCACCCAGCAGGGGCTTTATGCCCATTTACATCGGATGCAATTTCAAGGGGCGGGGGTTGGCTAATTGCCAATTCAGGGTATGATGACAAATGTTCATACCGGGTCAAAACATGGCAGACATAACAGAATTGATGCTCAAACGGGCGGTGAATATCAAGGTTATCGTTACCCCCCGTTGGAAGGATGAAACCCTACAAATTTTGCAATCCCAGATCAATCAAATTGATACCCGTACCCAACAGATTGATGGGCAGGTACAACGGGCGATGACGGAACTAAAAAAGCAACCCCCCAGCCCCCAATTAACGGAGCAGATTAGCTCGATTCAATTTCAAGCCAACGAGGAAAAAAGCAAACTTCTGGATCAAAAAAATCAAATTCTCACCCAACTTACCCAGGTGCAAACCCTGGAGATGGAACAGGAGGTGAACCAGGGACAGTTGGATGGTTATTTCACCGTGCAAGTGGGGGAAAATCTGATCGAAAAAATGCAGGTTGACGTGGTGGTTCGTGATGGGGTAGTGCAGGAACTACGGGGGATTATTTAAGTGCATTCTGGGCGGTGACCAGGGTATCGCCACTGCCCAAGGACCAGAGGGCGGCCAGGGCTTGGGCTTGGCTGACGGGTTTCTCAGGCAAAAACAGGCGCGTCCGTCCCCACACCCGCCGCACCGTGCTGGGTTCATGGTTGGCATCGGCGACCAAGGCCGCCAAAGTCGGGGGGTTAAGTTTGGCCGCATCCTGAAAGCCCCAGAGTTTGCTCACCTCGGCCACACTGCCGGGGGGCAAAGCACCAGGCACATCCAGGCTCACCTTCCAGGCCACCAGGGTTGCGCGGTTCAGGGGCTGGTCGGGTTGGAAGCGGGTGGGCGCCGGACTCTGGGTGAACCGGCTGGGGATAATGCCCGCTTCGGCCAAGCCTTGAATGGCGGCAAAATCCGGGTCGGAGCGGGGAACATCGGCAAACAAAGGCGTACTGCCACTGGTGGCGGGTCGGACTTGCCGTTCGATCTGGTCTGGGTAAAGCCGTTGTTGGACGGCCAGCAACCACCGGGCGAACTGGCGGCGGGTCACGGGTTGATCCAGTTGGACGGCGGCACTGGGAATCACATTTAAGTTCAACACCTGCTGTACCAGGGGTTGCAAGGCCGGGGGCACGGCAGTTAAATCTATCGTTGCCCCAATCACCGGGGTCGGGCTGGGTTCTGGGATGATAACTTCCGGGGTTGGCGTTGGGGTGGGTGCATCCGTAATTTTGGGTGTGGGGCTGGTCACCGGCGTTGGGCTAGTGAGTTTTGGGTCAGGGGCGAGGGAACGCTCCAGCCCGCTCCCTTCACAACCGGCCAGGGCGATCAATATACCGAGTCCCAGGGTGCGTATTAGGGCAATTCTGATTGCATTCATGGCGGAACAATTACCAAGGATTAGAGGACAGGTTGATCATTTAATTTCCTTCAAAAAGTCAGCAATCGGAATGCCAGCATCTTGGAGGGCACCTTTCAATGTGTACCGATCCACAGGATCATGGAAGGGGAACACAATGACTCGTCCATCGGGATGTTTCATTTTGACATGGCTACCTTTGCGATGAATTTCTATAAAACCTAACCGGGACAAAGTTGCCAAAACCTGCCGACCGGTAAGCAAAGGTAATTTCATACCTGCAATTCGATCAACTCTTGATTGGCGACCAATTCCATGGCTTCTGGCTCTAAATATAAATCAATCGCTTCTCGGATATTGGCGAGCGCTTCTGCCTTGGTTTTGCCCTGAGACCAACAACTTTTGAGGGCAGGTACATGGGCAACAAAATAACCATCCTCACCGGGTTCCAGAATGATTTTGATATTCATGGTCACTCCAGATAAAAACTACTGGGACTTCACCACCTGGTTAATAAAATTCCGGGAACCTCGGTAATTGGTTAAATCCGCCAATTGCTCTAGGGTTTTGGTGCCGGGATAGAGTTTACCGTTGATTTCCCAGGTGGGATAGCGCTTGATCCCCGCTTGAATACAGAGTTGGGTTTGGCTATTCACGCCCTTGGGATCACACTCGATATAATTAATTTTTTTGCCCGCCTCTTTACCAAAAAGTTGCTTTTGCTGATGGCAATGGGGACACCAGTAGGCACCGTATTCCCGGGCGCCGACCTTGTTCAAATGCTCCGCCAAAGCCAGTTCTGCCGGCCCGGAACTCGTCGGCACCAGCGGGGGAGACTGCAACCCTTGCGCCTGTTGGCTGGCGATTGTCGGACTACCCGCCTGCAACGAGGCATCCACCCCGTTGTAGGCGGCCAAAATCCCCAACAGTGCCACCAGAACCACAACGAGGGCGGTGGTGAATAATTGCCCCACATCCCGCCACGCCCGCCCAAAGGTGGCCAAAAACCACAGGCACACACTCAAAATTGCCGAAGTAACACAATAAACGCACCAAACCCCAATTTTCACCGCCATTAGATATACAAAATAACCACTGGAAACCAGCATGGCCGTGGTCAGGGCAAACAACGCCCAAGCCCAGGGGAAATCCTGGTCTTTTTCCTGCCGGGGGGCGAAAAACACCGCCACCACCCCCACCGCCACATAAAACCCAAACCCCACGAACGAGAGGGGAATACCGAACAACTGGGCGTAATCACTCTTGAGTACCTGTTCACAGCCCGTGGTGGGGCAGACCACATTCCCGCCCAGCCAATGGGTGATGGTAATGTAGGCGGTTTCAATGGCACCAATCCCGGCGAGAATCCCCATCATGGGGCGGGAATGCCGTTGCCACCAGGGGGCACTACGACGACGGTTGAGTAATTTGCTCATAGGGGTGGGCGGTTGATTCGTTTGAGTGTATATGACCGAGGGCGGGGACTTCCGGTTCCAGGGCGCAGCGCACCGCTTGGACAAAGTGGCTGACCCGCTGGGGGTCAATGGGCTGGTCAATCTGACCTTTACGTTTCAGAGAACTGGCGACAATCACCCCATCGGCGGCTGTTAATAAGTGTGCCACATTCTCCAGATTGGCTCCACTGCCCACCAACACCGGTACATGACCCGCCGCCGCCCGTGCCAGTTCCAAGTCCTCCCGCGTGGGGGGATGCCCGGTCGCCCAGCCGGATAAAATCACCCCGTCCGCCAAGCCCCGTTGGATCGTCTCTTGTACCGCCGTGGTTAAATTCGGCGTGCCCAGGGGACGGCCATGTTTAACCAGCACATCGGCAAAAATCTGCACCGGGCTGTCCAACTCCCGCCGGTAGCGCAATAGGCGATGGGCGCACCCTTCGATCACGCCCTGATCCGTTGCCATCACCCCGGTTAGCACATTCACCCGGATAAACTGCGCCCCCACATTCGTCGCAATCGCCAAGGCACTCAGGGCATCATTACGCAGAACATTAATCCCCAGGGGCAAATCCACCAAAGCCTTCACCCGTTGGGCGACCAAACTCATGGCACTCACCACCGCCGGGTCAACCTGATGCTGGGTAAAAGGCGCATCAAAAAAATTCTCAATCAGAATCCCGTTCGCCCCCCCGGTCGCCAAGGCACTGGCCTCCTGCTCCGCCCGCTCCATCACCGCCGCCAGACTTCCCCCCCAGCGGGGCGCAGTGGGTAGGGGCAAAAGGTGAATCACCCCAATCACCGGATGGGCGGTGCCAAAAACCCGCAGTAAATCCATGCTTTTCGCCGCAGTTCCTCACCCCCAATTATACTCCTGGGGGCAGGGGAAATTCTTAATCTATTCTTTACCCACCCACCCCAGGGGAAAGGCTACATTTTGGAGTAGTAAAATTTAATTGCAATAAGGACGGTATCCCATGTCGGCGGAATCCCAGCGATTAGCGGATCGGGCGCAACCTTGGAAGCAATGGGGACCCTACCTGGGGGAACGGCAGTGGGGCACGGTGCGGGAGGACTACAGCGATACGGGCAACGCCTGGGATTATTTCAGCCACGACCAAGCCCGTTCCCGTACCTACCGCTGGGGCGAAGATGGCCTGGGGGGGATTTCCGATGACCAACAATTACTCTGTTTTGCCTTAGCCCTGTGGAATGGCCATGACCCGATTTTGAAGGAGCGGTTGTTTGGCCTCACCAACAGCGAGGGCAACCACGGGGAAGACGTGAAGGAGTATTACTTTTATCTGGACAGCACCCCGACCCATTCCTACATGAAATATCTGTATAAGTATCCCCAAAAGTCTTTTCCCTACGATGATTTGGTTAAGACCAACGGCCACCGTTCTGCCCATGAACCGGAGTACGAACTGTTGGATACGGGGGCATTTGATGAAAACCGTTATTTTGACGTGTTTGTGGAATACGCCAAGGCCAACTCCCGGGAAATTTGGATCAAAGTGCGGGCGGAAAACCGGGGCAATGAAACCACCCCCATTCACCTGATGCCCACGTTGTGGTTTCGCAATACCTGGAGTTGGCCGGATGCAAACGATAAACGCAAACCGGTCATCAAAGCCCTGGACAATCAAACCGTATTGGCAGAACATCCCCTCTTGGAATCCTATTATCTCACGGCGCAAAGTGGCGGGTATTGGTTATTCACAGAAAACGAAAGTAATCTGGAGCGGTTGTTCGATGCCCCCAACGTGCATCCGTTTGTGAAAGATGCGTTTCATCGTTATTTGATTGACGGGAAAACCAATGGGGTGAATCCCGCTCAGACGGGCACGAAAGCCTGTGTGCATTATTTGCTCGATGTCCCGGC encodes the following:
- a CDS encoding ABC transporter ATP-binding protein codes for the protein MGFFVGQYSAKLGRPGGDWQLLKHLGRYAVHYRKLLVLAFVLLLPLAFASAIQPVLIGQTISLIRQEPVAAFLAQRSLAQGLQFIALLLLVTVILRLSLQGIQSYLIQKVGQNITADIRQDLFNHVLVLPMTYFDRTPVGKLITRLTSDVEALGDVFATGAVGILIDIFTIIAIAVIMFMEQWILALVLLVLLIPVTGLITYFQAQFRKANYQSREELSRLNTLIQENIQGVNIVQIFGRERYNSYLFRKINQRYNREVDKTIFHDSAISATLEWIALVATAVVLIVGGWLVLGDNLTFGVLASFILFAQRLFDPLRELAEKFTLIQSGLTAVERIQEILTQPVSIRDPLVPLILPAQGGGKIHFEGVSFGYKNDELAIKNLDFTIQPGEKIALVGPTGAGKSSVIRLMCRLYEPNQGRISIDGIDIRQLAQGDLRRYVGVILQDPFLFSGDILSNIVLGESYSLEAVEAITQQLNLHEFIASLPQGYHTPVRQRGSNLSTGQKQLIAFARVAIRQPRILVLDEATASLDVGTEALIQTALQTLLQQRTAVIIAHRLSTIRRVDRIFVLKSGQLIESGSHQELLTQQGLYAHLHRMQFQGAGVG
- a CDS encoding type II toxin-antitoxin system HicA family toxin; this translates as MKLPLLTGRQVLATLSRLGFIEIHRKGSHVKMKHPDGRVIVFPFHDPVDRYTLKGALQDAGIPIADFLKEIK
- a CDS encoding ExbD/TolR family protein, yielding MRLNEENEAPAQINIVPMIDVIFAILVYFIVSTLSLTRLESLPVNLPGASTAQVQDAPPVTVSLTREGTVAINQKTVPVGEVQNQVRALVPTGQNTVVVINADREANYGQVVAIMDQLRQIPGVRIAVATKRP
- a CDS encoding vitamin K epoxide reductase family protein gives rise to the protein MSKLLNRRRSAPWWQRHSRPMMGILAGIGAIETAYITITHWLGGNVVCPTTGCEQVLKSDYAQLFGIPLSFVGFGFYVAVGVVAVFFAPRQEKDQDFPWAWALFALTTAMLVSSGYFVYLMAVKIGVWCVYCVTSAILSVCLWFLATFGRAWRDVGQLFTTALVVVLVALLGILAAYNGVDASLQAGSPTIASQQAQGLQSPPLVPTSSGPAELALAEHLNKVGAREYGAYWCPHCHQQKQLFGKEAGKKINYIECDPKGVNSQTQLCIQAGIKRYPTWEINGKLYPGTKTLEQLADLTNYRGSRNFINQVVKSQ
- the purE gene encoding 5-(carboxyamino)imidazole ribonucleotide mutase, producing the protein MGSDSDLPVMHQCAQVCEDFHLAYDLAIVSAHRTPHRMVTYAETAHQRGLRVIVAGAGGAAHLPGMVAALTPLPVIGVPIASPHLQGVDALYSMVQMPKGIPVATVAIGNATNAGLLAVQILACGDGDLLKRIQTYRQNLTQQVLEKQERLSQQGWRAYLNP
- a CDS encoding 4-hydroxy-3-methylbut-2-enyl diphosphate reductase, which codes for MNPRVLRQNLRDSERYFRKSFGREAEVEPILRDEYQSTLIQRLRSQNYTLTQGDVTIRLAEAFGFCWGVERAIAMAYETRRQFPDARIWITNEIIHNPSVNENLRQMQIEFVPVVAGGQKDFSGVNRGAVVILPAFGASVQEMELLHERECVIVDTTCPWVSKVWNRVGKHRKGGYTSIIHGKYQHEETIATSSHAERYLVVLNLEEAAYVAKYILHGGDRQEFFAKFSNACSEGFDPDQDLERVGVANQTTMLKGETEAIGKLFEHTMLQRYGPVNLHEHFLSFNTICDATQERQDAMFGLVENSLDVMVVIGGFNSSNTTHLQEIAIEYGIPSYHIDSADRIGPGNRVQHKPLSPDLHYLEMAEPWLPAGVITVGVTSGASTPDKVVADVIAKIFEIKG
- a CDS encoding DUF4359 domain-containing protein — encoded protein: MKRPIVLGILGVGAAVGLGLGLTNPSEQEFIGFAFVTLRQELCPRLPDILKEATESQEIPQFLTTYLNQSCSDILTAIRGTTEDFLRRNTRVQNYVLFSLYTTDLFGSKYRTIGIARQFITIPEK
- a CDS encoding MotA/TolQ/ExbB proton channel family protein gives rise to the protein MEVASRLFAAGGIVMWPLLGFSILALALVLERLVFWVRVNTRQPEIVQETLSLYERSPRSAVILLKQNSHFPLARIFLSALELDQPNPEEFRLALETAAQAELPLIKRFNTVFETIISLSPLLGLLGTVLGLITSLANLRLGDLGGTQSAAVTAGIGEALISTAAGLVVAMATLLFANTFRGLYQRQIALIQEYGGQLELIYRHAYEKGGINAAQRGE
- a CDS encoding YlqD family protein is translated as MADITELMLKRAVNIKVIVTPRWKDETLQILQSQINQIDTRTQQIDGQVQRAMTELKKQPPSPQLTEQISSIQFQANEEKSKLLDQKNQILTQLTQVQTLEMEQEVNQGQLDGYFTVQVGENLIEKMQVDVVVRDGVVQELRGII
- a CDS encoding TIGR02652 family protein gives rise to the protein MSPSWQYPIFGPEIACPHCRQMIPALTLTDTYLCPRHGAFESNPDTGELVHLQSGRRWRQWQQHWYRQHTHPDGIRFEIHEALDQLYSQGYRATKVTIAQRYQELMTGYLEKANRPGEEGCRYRLYGLPVVFSPDPEAEPSWEVVNFCLDKEPGTPVRYPYLRLFD
- a CDS encoding type II toxin-antitoxin system HicB family antitoxin, with amino-acid sequence MNIKIILEPGEDGYFVAHVPALKSCWSQGKTKAEALANIREAIDLYLEPEAMELVANQELIELQV
- a CDS encoding energy transducer TonB — encoded protein: VPVPQASPNPTVTQPAQPAPRPQPAPAVSRPNPQPPTNSAPTPPKVAAAPTSPKGNASLLGGSISKDARQAPLNQEANTTRNAPGPTQLAARQEVNLGPYLSNLRRRVQERWNPNTPDQRRQAVIGFTISRSGQISNMRVLQTSGNPQTDTETILAIQRAAPFGTLPEQFPHNQLEIEFTFNIYVNNSVIQTPRSWYGF
- a CDS encoding S-layer homology domain-containing protein translates to MNAIRIALIRTLGLGILIALAGCEGSGLERSLAPDPKLTSPTPVTSPTPKITDAPTPTPTPEVIIPEPSPTPVIGATIDLTAVPPALQPLVQQVLNLNVIPSAAVQLDQPVTRRQFARWLLAVQQRLYPDQIERQVRPATSGSTPLFADVPRSDPDFAAIQGLAEAGIIPSRFTQSPAPTRFQPDQPLNRATLVAWKVSLDVPGALPPGSVAEVSKLWGFQDAAKLNPPTLAALVADANHEPSTVRRVWGRTRLFLPEKPVSQAQALAALWSLGSGDTLVTAQNALK